The genomic stretch ATGATCGGCCTTGGCCTGCTGGAAGCCATCCCCGATGCGGCGATCCTGGCCAACGCCGACCCGCAGGACAACAACCGTGACGGCATCAAGGGCCGGCCGAACCTGGTCTGGGACGACGCGCAGCAAAAAACCGTGCTGGGGCGTTTTGGCTGGAAAGCCGGGCAACCGAACCTCAATCAACAAAATGTTCACGCGTTTTCTGGTGATATGGGCCTGACCACCAGCCTCAGGCCTTTCGATGACTGCACCGCAACCCAGACCGACTGCTTGCACGCGCCCAACGGCAATGGCCCCGATGGCGAGCCGGAAGTCAGCGACAACATCCTGCGCCTGGTGCTGTTCTACAGCCGCAACCTCGGCGTACCGGCCCGCCGCGACGTCAACGATGCCCAGGTGCTGGCCGGCAAGAACCTGTTTTTCCAGGCCGGCTGCCAGTCGTGCCACACACCCAAATTCACCACCGCCGCCACTGCCGCCGAACCCGAGTTGGCCAATCAAGTGATTCGCCCCTACAGCGATCTGCTGCTGCATGACATGGGTGAAGGCCTGGCGGATAACCGTACCGAGTTCCAGGCCTCCGGTCGCGACTGGCGCACCCCGCCACTGTGGGGCATTGGCCTGACGCAGACGGTCAGCGGCCACACCCAGTTCCTGCATGACGGCCGCGCCCGCAACCTGCTCGAAGCCGTACTCTGGCACGGTGGAGAGGCTTCAGCGGCGCAGCAACAGGTTTTAGCTTTCAGTGCCGAGCAGCGCGCGTCGCTGCTGGCCTTTTTGAATTCGCTTTGAACGCCTATCCCATTTGCTTTGCCCCATACACATAGGGAGCCCGACATGTTTCGTCCCAAGTTGTTGTTCACCAGCCTTGCCGCCCTCGCCCTCGGCGCCTGCGCGCCCCAGGACCCACAAGCGGTTACTTCGGCAGCCATCGCCAAGCAAGTGATCCTGCCGACCTACAGCCGTTGGGTCGACGCCGATCGCCAACTGGCGGTCAGCGCCCTGTCCTACTGCGAAGGCAAGTCTGACCTGGCCACCGCCCGCGCCGACTTCCTCCACGCCCAAAAAGCCTGGGCCGAACTGCAGCCGTTGCTGGTCGGTCCGCTGGCCGAGGGCAACCGCTCCTGGCAGATCCAGTTCTGGCCGGACAAGAAGAACCTGGTCGGACGCCAGGTCGAGCAATTGCTTAGCGCCCAGCCGCAGATCGATGCCGCGGCACTGGCTAAATCCAGCGTGGTGGTCCAGGGCCTGTCGGCCTATGAGTACATTCTGTTCGACGCCAAGAGCAACGTTGCCGACGCTGCGCAGAAAGCCCGCTACTGCCCGCTGCTGACCGCCATTGGCGAACGGCAGAAACTGCTGGCCGAAGAAATTCTCGCCAGCTGGAACAGCACCGACGGCATGCTGGCGCAGATGACCAAGTTCCCCAACCAGCGGTACGCGGACTCCCACGAAGCCATCGCCGACCTGCTGCGCGCCCAAGTGACTGCGCTGGATACCCTGAAGAAAAAACTCGGCACGCCAATGGGCCGCCAGACCAAGGGCATTCCCCAACCGTTCCAGGCTGATGCCTGGCGTAGCCAGTCGTCGCTGCCTAGCCTGCGGGCCAGCCTCAGCGCCGCGCAAACCGTCTGGGTTGGTGTCGACAACAAAGGCCTGCGTGGCCTGTTGCCCGCCGAGCAAAAGCCGTTGGCAGACAAGATCGACGCCGCCTATGCCGCGTCGCTGAAGCTGTTCGACAGCAACCTGAGTTCGCTGACCGAAATGCTCGGTGACGATGCCGGCCGCCAGCAACTCAACGATCTCTACGACAGCCTCAACGTCGTCCATCGCCTGCACGAAGGCGAACTGGCCAAGGCGCTGGGCATCCAACTGGGCTTCAACGCCAACGACGGTGACTGATGAGGGTTAGCTCCATGCTGCGACGCCAGGCTCTGACTTTCGGCAGTTTGTTGCTGGGCGCGGTGACGCTGGGCGGCTGGAAGCTGTTCAAGCAAACGGACCACGGCCCTTTGCTGCTTTCAGCCCGCGATGACAGCGACGGCAAGCACTACGCCGTCGGCTATCGGCTGGACGGCACTCGAGTGTTCGCCACCGAAGTCGGCCAGCGCTGCCACGACATCATCAATCACCCCGAGCTGCCGATCGCCCTGTTCGTCGCCCGGCGACCGGGGACCGAAAGCTACCTGGTGGACCTGCGCGACGGCAGGTTGCTGCAAACCGTGGTTTCGCAAGCGAACCGGCACTTCTACGGCCACGCGGTCATCCACAAGGATGGCGAGTGGCTGTACGCCACCGAAAACGACACCACCGACCCGGGCCGCGGCCTGCTCGGGGTGTACCGTTTCGAGGGCGAGCGCCTGGTGCACAGCGGCGAGATTTCCACTCACGGCATCGGCCCGCACCAGGTCTCCTGGATGCCCGACGGTGAAACCCTGGTGGTGGCCAACGGCGGGATTCGCACCGAGGCCGAAAGCCGGGTCGAAATGAACCTCGACGCCATGGCACCCAGCCTGGTGCTGATGCAGCGCGACGGCACCCTGCTGAGCAAGGAAACCCTGGCCCAGCAGATGAACAGCGTGCGGCATATGGGCATCGCCAGCGATGGCACCATCGTCACTGGCCAGCAATTCATGGGCGCCGCCCACGAGTCGTCCGAGCTGCTGGCCATCAAGCGTCCCGGCCAGCCCTTCGTCGCCTTCCCGGTCGATGAGCACCAGTTGCAAGCCATGGGGCACTACACCGCCAGTGTCGCGGTCCACAGTGAACTGCGCCTGGTGGCGTTGACCGCGCCACGGGGCAACCGCTTTTTCATCTGGGACCTGGACAGCGGCGAAGTGCAGCTTGATGCCCCGCTGCCCGATTGCGCCGGGGTCGGCGCGGTGGCCGATGGTTTTGTCGTGACCTCGGGCCAGGGTCGTTGCCGTTTTTATGATTGCCGCAAGGCACCGCTGATGGCCCAGCCCCTGGAATTGCCGGCAGGGCTCTGGGACAACCATTTGCATTTGGTCTGATGCCTACAGCGGTCAGGGCTGACCCGACACATATGGAATCACAGGCACACAGGGAGTAATGTGCCGCCTGTCTCGCCTGATTTTTTTCCAAGGAAGTGGAATATGCTGCGTCGCCGCATGCTGATCATGTTGGGGGTTGTGCTGTTGATCGTGCTGATGCTGGGGGGCTACAAGGCCTTCTCCATCTATCAGATGATCCAGACCTTCGCTGCGCCAAAGCCGCCGGAGAGCGTCGCCGTGGCCAGCGCCAGCGAACGTCCCTGGCAGGTTCGCCTGCCCACCGTGGGCACCCTCAAGGCGCTGCAGGGGGTCGACCTGAGCCTGGAGGTCGCCGGTACCGTTACCGACGTGCAGTTCCAGTCCGGGCAACAGGTCAAGGTCGGGCAGCCGCTCATCCAGCTCGACAGCGCCGTCGAAAGCGCCCTGCTGGAGACCGCCAAGGCCGACCTCGGCCTGGCGCAACTGGACTACGGCCGCGGCAGCCAACTGGTGGGCAGCAGCGCCATTTCCAAGGGCGAGTTCGACCGCCTCAGCGCACAACTGGCCAAGAACAAGGCCACGGTCAATCAACTCAAGGCCTCGCTGGCGAAAAAGCACATTGTCGCGCCCTTCAGCGGCACCATCGGCATTCGCCAGGTCGACGTCGGCGACTATCTCGCCAGCGGCACGGTGATCGCCACCCTGCAAGACCTCAGCAGCCTGTATGTGGACTTCTACGTACCGGAACAGGTGCTGCCGAAGATCGCCAAGGGCCAGCCGGTCAACGTTGGCGTCTCCGCCTACACCGGACAGACCTTCCCCGGCACCATCAGCGCCATCAACCCCAAGGTCGAGAACAGCACCCGTAACGTATTGGTGCGCGCCACCCTGGCCAACCCCGACGGCAAGTTGCTACCGGGCATGTTCGCCAGCCTGCAGGTGCTGATGCCGGACCCAGAGGCAAAAATCGTGGTCCCGGAAAGTGCAGTGACCTACACCCTGTATGGCAACTCGCTGTACGTCGTCGCGCAGAAAAAGGACGCCGAGGGCAATCTCGAAAAAGACCACGAGGACCAGCCAGTGCTGGTCGCCGAACGGCGGTTCATCGAAACCGGCGAACGCCGGGATGGCCTGGTTCTGATCAACAAAGGCGTGAAGGACGGCGAGCAGGTCATCAGCGCCGGGCAGATCAAACTCGAAAACGGCATGCACATCGTCATCAGCCCGGACAAAAACCTGCCGGCCGAACAGAACAGCCAGCCACGCGCTGACTGATCAAGGAATCCCCATGGCTTTTACCGACCCGTTCATCCGTCGCCCGGTGCTCGCTACCGTGGTCAGCCTGTTGATCGTGCTGCTGGGCTTCCAGGCCTGGAGCAAGCTGCCGCTGCGCCAGTATCCCCAGATGGAGAACGCGCTGATCACGGTCACCACGGCGTACCCCGGGGCCAACGCCGAGACCATCCAGGGCTACATCACCCAGCCCCTGCAACAGAGCCTGGCCAGTGCCGAAGGCATCGACTACATGACCTCGGTCAGCCGCCAGAACTTCTCGGTGATCTCGATCTACGCGCGCATCGGTTCCAACAGCGACCGGTTGTTCACCGAGTTGCTGGCCAAGGCCAACGAGGTCAAGAACAAGCTGCCTCAAGACGCCGAAGACCCGGTGCTGAGCAAGGAGGCGGCGGACGCCTCGGTGCTGATGTACATCAGCTTCTTCAGCAAGGAGTTGAATAACCCGCAGATCACCGACTACCTGTCGCGCGTGATCCAGCCCAAGCTCGCGACCCTGCCCGGCATGGCTGAAGCCGAGATCCTCGGCAACCAGGTCTTTGCCATGCGCCTGTGGCTGGACCCGGTCAAGCTTGCCGGTTTTGGCCTGAGCGCCAGCGACGTGACCAGCGCGGTGCGCCAGTACAACTTTCTGTCGGCCGCCGGTGAGGTCAAGGGCGAGTACGTGGTCACCAGCGTCAACGCCAACACCGAACTGAAAACCGCCGAAGCCTTCGGCCAGATCCCGCTGAAAGTCGATGGCGACAGCCGGGTGCTGCTCAGCGACGTGGCCCGCGTGGAAATGGGCGCGGAGAACTACGACACCATCAGTTCGTTCGGCGGTACGCCCTCGGTGTACATCGGGATCAAGCCAACACCCGGGGCCAACCCGCTGGACGTGATCAAGGAAGTGCGCAAGCTGATGCCGGAGCTGGAGTCCCAGCTACCGCCCAACCTCAAGGCGGAAATCGCCTACGACGCCACGCTGTTTATCCAGGCTTCGATCGACGAGGTGGTGAAAACCCTGTTCGAAGCCGTGCTGATCGTGATTGTCGTGGTGTTCCTGTTCCTCGGCGCCTTGCGTTCGGTGGTGATCCCGGTGGTGACCATTCCGCTGTCGATGATCGGCGTGATGTTCTTCATGCAACTGATGGGCTACTCGATCAACCTGCTGACCCTGCTGGCCATGGTGCTGGCCATCGGCCTGGTGGTGGATGACGCCATCGTCGTGGTGGAGAACATCCACCGCCATATCGAGGAAGGCAAGACTCCGCTGGACGCTGCGCTCGAAGGCGCGCGGGAAATCGCCATGCCGGTGGTCTCGATGACCATCACCCTGGCCGCCGTGTATGCGCCGATCGGTTTCCTGACGGGTCTGACCGGGGCGCTGTTCAAGGAGTTCGCCCTGACCCTGGCGGGCGCCGTGGTGATCTCCGGCATCGTCGCCCTGACCCTGTCGCCCATGATGTGCGCCCTGCTCCTGCGCCACGACCCGAACCCGTCCGGCCTGGCCCACCGCCTCGACCAGTTGTTCGACAGGCTCAAGCGGCGTTACCAGAGCATGTTGCACGGCACCCTCAACACCCGGCCGGTGGTGCTGGTGTTCGCGGTGATCGTGCTGTGCCTGATTCCGGTGTTGCTCAAGTTCAGCAAGTCGGAACTGGCGCCGGACGAAGACCAGGGCATCATTTTCATGATGGCCAATGCCCCGCAGCCAACCAACCTCGAGTATCTGAATTCCTATACCGACGAATTCATCACCATTTTCAAAGAGTTCCCCGAGTACTACTCCTCCTTCCAGATCAACGGCTTCAACGGCGTGCAATCGGGGATCGGCGGCTTCCTGCTCAAGCCATGGAACGAGCGCAGTCGGACCCAGATGGAGATCCTGCCGGAGGTCCAGAGCAAGCTGTCACGCATCCCCGGGCTGCAGATCTTCGGTTTTAACCTGCCCTCGCTGCCTGGCACCGGGGAAGGCTTGCCCTTCCAGTTCGTGATCAACACCGCCAATGACTACGAGTCGCTGCTGGCGGTGGTCGACCGGGTGAAAAAACGCGCGCTGGAGTCCGGCAAGTTCGCCTTCGTCGATATCGACCTGGCCTTCGACAAGCCGGAAGTGGTGGTCGACATCGACCGCGCCAAGGCCGCCCAGATGGGCGTGTCCATGCTCGACCTGGGCACGACCTTGGCGACCTTGCTGGCCGAGGCTGAAATCAACCGGTTCACCATCGAAGGTCGCAGCTACAAGGTGATCGCCCAAGTGGAGCGAGCCTATCGCGACAACCCGGACTGGCTGAACAACTATTACGTGAAGAATGCCCAGGGCGAACTGCTTGCCCTGTCGACCCTGATCACGGTCAAGGACCGGGCCCGTCCGCGGCAACTGAACCAGTTCCAGCAACTGAACTCGGCGATCCTCTCGGGCTTCCCGGTGGTCAGCATGGGCGAGGCGATTGAAACCGTGCACCAGATCGCCCTGGAAGAAGCGCCGCCGGGCTATGCCTTCGATTACGCCGGCGCCTCCCGCCAGTTCGTGCAGGAAGGCAGCGCATTGTGGGTAACCTTTGCCCTGGCGCTGGCGATCATTTTCCTGGTGCTGGCTGCACAGTTCGAGAGCTTCCGCGATCCGCTGGTGATCCTGGTGACCGTGCCGCTGTCGATTTGCGGCGCGTTGATCCCGCTGTTCCTGGGCTGGTCGAGCATGAACATCTATACCCAGGTGGGGCTGGTGACCCTGATCGGACTGATCAGCAAGCACGGGATCCTGATCGTCGAATTTGCCAACCAATTGCGCAAGGACAAGGGCCTGTCACCACGCGAGGCGGTCGAGGAAGCCGCCGCCATCCGCCTGCGTCCGGTACTGATGACCACCGCGGCCATGGTGTTCGGCATGCTGCCGTTGATCATTGCCACAGGTGCAGGGGCCGTCAGCCGGTTTGATATCGGCATGGTGATTGCCACCGGGATGTCCATCGGCACCCTGTTCACCCTGTTCGTGCTGCCCTGCGTCTACACCCTGCTGGCCAAACCGGACAAGGCACCCGAACCCACGTGATCGGGAATCAGACACGCATAAAAAAGGCCTCGCAATTGCGAGGCCTTTTATTTGGGCTTCATCGTTTTCAACTTTGCGGTCTCATTCCCTGGGCCATGCCGAACATGAACAACAGCAGATCATTATCGGGATGGACTGCCGCGGTGGCTTTCGCCACCCGTGGCAATGGGCAATGCGCGTCACCATGCGCAGCACTGAGGACCTGCGTGCGGGGCTGCTCCCAAGCCGCCACCGCCAATGAAGCAACTGCCAAGGCTCCTATTAGAAACAAACCTCGAGCAATTTCTAGTTTCATCGCTATAAACCTTTGATAGCGCTGCCAAACGCCGTCTTATAAAAATAGACGAGTTTGTCCCAATCTGCCGCGTTCCACGACGAGTGGCGACGCAACTGCTTCATGTCGTGAGCCGCCGCCTGGGTGCTCAACAGACGCTGTCGGCACTTCTCCAGATCCAGCAGTGCGATCTCGGCCTTGGCCGTTGGCCCCTCACCGGTCACCCGGACAAAAATGTGCTTGATGTACAAGCAGCTGTGTTGCCAACGCCCCTTGTGCATGCGCGCCAGGTTCTGCGCGAGGTCCTGCAGAACCTGCTCATGGAAGGCCTCGCCGTGACGTTCGCGACCGCCACTGGCGTACCAGTCTTCGATCTCGACAAAGCCGTCCAGTGACTGAGTCACCAGCAGCGCTCGCCACTGATGCACCGGATCGCGCTGCGCACCACAGAAGACGATCTGCGGTACCCGCACGTTGAGTTTGTGCAGCCCCGTCAGCGCATCCAACTCGCGCAGCACAGTTGGGCGCCCGAAAGGGTGCAACCAGCTACGGTAGATATGCCCGGTCTGGCGCTTGGCATACAGCAGTTGGCCATTAGGTGCATGGATACGTTGGACGCCACTTTCCCCGCCACGCCGGACGTTGGGTTCTTCTACCCATTCGCCACGCTGGCTCCAGAAGTAATCAAAGCGATCTTCAGGCGCGTCCTGCGCATCCGAAACCTGTTGAACTGCCATGCTGTTACCTCTTTCGCAAAATATAAACGCGCCACATGGCGTAGAGCGGAATGAAGTCCAAATGTTCCTGAACACGGAAACCGGCTTGCTCAAATTCGGCTTCTACCGTAGAGGCCGGTAACACAAAGCGGTTCTGGTAACCCTCCTGCGCACGTTCTTTTTCAGCACGCTTACGTTTCCAGGCCTTGAAATTGCCGTCGACCCACAACGACAGGATGACGCTGTCACGGGTGACCCGCTGGAATTCGCGCAAGATAGCCAGGCGATGCTCGGCCTCGCCGATGTGGTGAAGCAAACGCATGCAGAAAATGCTGTCTACGGAATTGTCGGGCAGTGCGATGTCGAATGCAGAGGTCTGCAAAGGTCGTACCCGTTCCACCACATTGGCCGGTTGGGCTTGGGTGGCGATCTTGACCATCGAGGCAGAGTTGTCGGCACCAATGATCACCCGATTGGATTTTTCCGCCAGCATCGGCCAGAAACGACCAGCACCGCAGGGCAGGTCAAGGACCAGGCCCGGCTCACCGACACGCTTGAGTGCGGTGCGCGCCAGTTGCAAATCACGCTTGTGCGACAGTTGACGGCCGAGACCGTCCTTGTGCTTGCGCAGATAACGCTGGGCGTGTTCGTCGTCGTACTTCTCGGAAAATTCGAGTTTGATCGGGTCGTCCATCATCATGTCTCCAGAACTGATGACAGCCACCTTAGGGATCAGGGTGTGAGTTTCAGGTCATCCAGTTGTGAAAATTTCGTTAGGAAAAGCCCTTAAGTATTACAGAATTTTACACCTTCAATTTCAGTATGCACCCACACCAACGTAAGAAAAAGCCTACAGACCCCGCCGCCGCAGGGCCTCAGTCGCTCATCCGGCACAGTTCGACCTGGAACCGGCAACCGCTCGGCTCACGGGTAGTGAGGCTGACGCTCCAGCCCTGGTTTTCACAAATTCGCTGTACCAGCGACAGGCCCAGCCCCAGGCCTTCGCCACGATTTTCCGTGCCACGGACAAAGGGCTCGAACATCGCCTCGCGCTTTTCCTCGGGAATGCCCACCCCGCTGTCCTCCACCAGGAACCCGTTGGGCAGCAGGGTCAGGCGGATGAACCCGCTGTCGGTGTAGTGCACGGCGTTACGTAACAGGTTGCCCATGACCGCGTGCAACAAGGTCGCGTTGTAGCGCATCGGCAGCGGCTGGCCGGGCTCATGGATCAATTGCAGGCCCTTGGCCTCAATCGGCTCGCGCCACAGGCCGAGCAGATCCTCGGCCACCTGCTGCAAGGTCACCTGCGGCGACATGCCTGCTGCTTCATGCTGGGCCCGGGCGAGCATCAGGAAGGTCTGGACCAGCTCGCGCATCTCCTCGCAGGCACGTGCAATGCGCTCGACCTGGGCGCGACCGCGCTGGTCGATACCGGGGTTTTCCAGCAGCAGTTCGCAGGAACTGGCGAGGACCATCAAAGGTGTGCGCAGCTCATGGCTGACGTCGCTGGTAAACAATCGCTCGCGGTTCAATGCCTTACGCAGCCGGCCCAAGGTGGCATCGAAGGCCACTGCCAACTCGCCGACTTCGTCGGCGGCATAGTCCGGGGCCAGGGGTGGGGCCAGGCCAAGCAGTTGATCGCGGTGCCGGACCTGACGGGCCAGGCGCACCACCGGCGCCATCACCTTGCGCGCCAGGACCCAGCCGAGGAACACCGCCAGCGCCAGGCTCAATACGAAGCCGACCAGCACCACGGCAAACAGTACGCGCTCGCGTTCCTCGAAATCGCTCTGGTCCTGCAGCAGCACGTAATGCCGGCCGTCGACGATTTCCACCATCGCGTGGTACGACAACTGCTCGCGAAACACTTCGTGGAAACCCGCGTCCAAGTGCCGCAAGTCCTTGGGTAGTTCGAAGTCACCCGGGCCGCCACTGAAATAGAACAACTGGTCGGGCTCCGGCCGGTGGCTCCACTCGGACATGTTGTCCATCAGCAGCAAACGCTGGAGGTCGCCTCCGAGGCCGGCGGAAATCAGTTTTTCTTCGACCAGGTGCACGGTGGCCACGATGCCCATGGCAAATGCCCCCGCCACCAGCGCACTCATCAGCGCAAAGGCGATGATGATCCGCTGGGCAAGGCTCTGTCTAAACTCCATCACGTCCCTCGGCCAAGCGATAACCGACACCATGCACGGTCTGCAGCAACGGCTTGGCAAACGGTTTGTCGATCACCTGGCGCAACTGGTGGACATGACTGCGCAGGCTGTCGCTGTCCGGGCAATCATCGCCCCACAAGGCTTCTTCGAGAATTTCGCGGCGCAGCACATGGGGGCTCTTCTGCATCAGCACCGCCAGCAGCTTGAGGCCGACCGGGTTGAGTTTCAGCAGGCGCCCTTCGCGGGTAACTTCGAGCGTGTCCAGGTCATAACTGAGGTCGCCGACCTGCAAGGCACGCCGCCCCCCGCCCTGGGTGCGGCGCATCACTGCTTCGATGCGTGCGGCCAGTTCAGACAGGGCAAAGGGTTTGATCAGGTAGTCGTCGGCGCCGGACTTGAAGCCCTGCAGCCGGTCATCCAATTGGTCACGGGCGGTGAGCATGATCACCGGAGTATCACGTCGGGCATCTTCGCGCAGGCGCTTGCACAGGGTGTAGCCGTCGATGCCGGGCAGCATGATGTCGAGCACGATCAGGTCGTAATGCTCGGTGGCCGCCAGGTGCAGACCCGACAAGCCGTCCTGCGCACAATCCACGGTATAGCCTTTGAGCCCCAGGTAATCCGCCAGGTTGGCAAGGATATCGCGGTTGTCTTCAACCAATAGAATTCGCATGGGCATTTGCTCCGTACACAGTAACGGCCGTCTTGGCTCGCGCAGCTTAAGGCCAAGCGGGGTTCAGGGCCAGAGTTGTCTGCCGGGGCAAACTCGGGCAAAAACCACTCACGAATTTTTCACCCGCTATTCACACCAGGCCTACGCGAGCGGGCCCAGACTGCTGCGCTGCTTGCCGCTGGACCAATCCACACCCTCAGGATCGCCCGATGTCACTGACCCTTTCGCGCCCCGCCTCCCGCCCCTTGAATGCCTGGCTCTGCCTGGGGATCCCCGCCGTCGTGGCGACCGCTCTGCTGCTGCTTGAGCTGACGTCCCTGGACATGAGCCTGGCCCAGTTGTTCTACGACCCCGATGGCGGAGGGTTTATCGGTCGCCACAGCTACTTCCTGGAAAACATCCTGCATGACCGGGCCAAGCAAGTGGTCATCGCTTTCTCGGTGCTGGCGGTGATCGGGTTTGCCGGTTCGTTCTTCGTCGCCCGGCTCAAGCCGTTCAAGCGCGAACTGGGCTGCCTGGTGCTGTCGCTGGGCCTGGCCACGGCGTTTGTCACGCCGGTCAAGGCCGTGACCGCCGTACAGTGCCCGTGGAGCCTGAAGGAGTTCGGTGGCAAGGAAACCTACA from Pseudomonas sp. S04 encodes the following:
- a CDS encoding di-heme oxidoreductase family protein, whose protein sequence is MPSLPLRLSALLLALGLSACDDAPRFTEAEPGEARSGGAATVRKSDQNAFSLPSANLSPTRRLDFSVGNSFFRSPWVTAPSTTTARDGLGPLFNTNGCQNCHIKDGRGHPPAPDAENSVSMLVRLSIPDAPAYAKLIEQVGVVPEPVYGGQFQDMAVPGVTPEGKVRVEYTPVVVQFKDGSTVELRKPSLQISQLGYGPMHPDTRFSARVAPPMIGLGLLEAIPDAAILANADPQDNNRDGIKGRPNLVWDDAQQKTVLGRFGWKAGQPNLNQQNVHAFSGDMGLTTSLRPFDDCTATQTDCLHAPNGNGPDGEPEVSDNILRLVLFYSRNLGVPARRDVNDAQVLAGKNLFFQAGCQSCHTPKFTTAATAAEPELANQVIRPYSDLLLHDMGEGLADNRTEFQASGRDWRTPPLWGIGLTQTVSGHTQFLHDGRARNLLEAVLWHGGEASAAQQQVLAFSAEQRASLLAFLNSL
- a CDS encoding imelysin family protein, with the protein product MFRPKLLFTSLAALALGACAPQDPQAVTSAAIAKQVILPTYSRWVDADRQLAVSALSYCEGKSDLATARADFLHAQKAWAELQPLLVGPLAEGNRSWQIQFWPDKKNLVGRQVEQLLSAQPQIDAAALAKSSVVVQGLSAYEYILFDAKSNVADAAQKARYCPLLTAIGERQKLLAEEILASWNSTDGMLAQMTKFPNQRYADSHEAIADLLRAQVTALDTLKKKLGTPMGRQTKGIPQPFQADAWRSQSSLPSLRASLSAAQTVWVGVDNKGLRGLLPAEQKPLADKIDAAYAASLKLFDSNLSSLTEMLGDDAGRQQLNDLYDSLNVVHRLHEGELAKALGIQLGFNANDGD
- a CDS encoding DUF1513 domain-containing protein; the protein is MLRRQALTFGSLLLGAVTLGGWKLFKQTDHGPLLLSARDDSDGKHYAVGYRLDGTRVFATEVGQRCHDIINHPELPIALFVARRPGTESYLVDLRDGRLLQTVVSQANRHFYGHAVIHKDGEWLYATENDTTDPGRGLLGVYRFEGERLVHSGEISTHGIGPHQVSWMPDGETLVVANGGIRTEAESRVEMNLDAMAPSLVLMQRDGTLLSKETLAQQMNSVRHMGIASDGTIVTGQQFMGAAHESSELLAIKRPGQPFVAFPVDEHQLQAMGHYTASVAVHSELRLVALTAPRGNRFFIWDLDSGEVQLDAPLPDCAGVGAVADGFVVTSGQGRCRFYDCRKAPLMAQPLELPAGLWDNHLHLV
- a CDS encoding efflux RND transporter periplasmic adaptor subunit, whose product is MLRRRMLIMLGVVLLIVLMLGGYKAFSIYQMIQTFAAPKPPESVAVASASERPWQVRLPTVGTLKALQGVDLSLEVAGTVTDVQFQSGQQVKVGQPLIQLDSAVESALLETAKADLGLAQLDYGRGSQLVGSSAISKGEFDRLSAQLAKNKATVNQLKASLAKKHIVAPFSGTIGIRQVDVGDYLASGTVIATLQDLSSLYVDFYVPEQVLPKIAKGQPVNVGVSAYTGQTFPGTISAINPKVENSTRNVLVRATLANPDGKLLPGMFASLQVLMPDPEAKIVVPESAVTYTLYGNSLYVVAQKKDAEGNLEKDHEDQPVLVAERRFIETGERRDGLVLINKGVKDGEQVISAGQIKLENGMHIVISPDKNLPAEQNSQPRAD
- a CDS encoding multidrug efflux RND transporter permease subunit, which encodes MAFTDPFIRRPVLATVVSLLIVLLGFQAWSKLPLRQYPQMENALITVTTAYPGANAETIQGYITQPLQQSLASAEGIDYMTSVSRQNFSVISIYARIGSNSDRLFTELLAKANEVKNKLPQDAEDPVLSKEAADASVLMYISFFSKELNNPQITDYLSRVIQPKLATLPGMAEAEILGNQVFAMRLWLDPVKLAGFGLSASDVTSAVRQYNFLSAAGEVKGEYVVTSVNANTELKTAEAFGQIPLKVDGDSRVLLSDVARVEMGAENYDTISSFGGTPSVYIGIKPTPGANPLDVIKEVRKLMPELESQLPPNLKAEIAYDATLFIQASIDEVVKTLFEAVLIVIVVVFLFLGALRSVVIPVVTIPLSMIGVMFFMQLMGYSINLLTLLAMVLAIGLVVDDAIVVVENIHRHIEEGKTPLDAALEGAREIAMPVVSMTITLAAVYAPIGFLTGLTGALFKEFALTLAGAVVISGIVALTLSPMMCALLLRHDPNPSGLAHRLDQLFDRLKRRYQSMLHGTLNTRPVVLVFAVIVLCLIPVLLKFSKSELAPDEDQGIIFMMANAPQPTNLEYLNSYTDEFITIFKEFPEYYSSFQINGFNGVQSGIGGFLLKPWNERSRTQMEILPEVQSKLSRIPGLQIFGFNLPSLPGTGEGLPFQFVINTANDYESLLAVVDRVKKRALESGKFAFVDIDLAFDKPEVVVDIDRAKAAQMGVSMLDLGTTLATLLAEAEINRFTIEGRSYKVIAQVERAYRDNPDWLNNYYVKNAQGELLALSTLITVKDRARPRQLNQFQQLNSAILSGFPVVSMGEAIETVHQIALEEAPPGYAFDYAGASRQFVQEGSALWVTFALALAIIFLVLAAQFESFRDPLVILVTVPLSICGALIPLFLGWSSMNIYTQVGLVTLIGLISKHGILIVEFANQLRKDKGLSPREAVEEAAAIRLRPVLMTTAAMVFGMLPLIIATGAGAVSRFDIGMVIATGMSIGTLFTLFVLPCVYTLLAKPDKAPEPT
- a CDS encoding lipopolysaccharide kinase InaA family protein; this encodes MAVQQVSDAQDAPEDRFDYFWSQRGEWVEEPNVRRGGESGVQRIHAPNGQLLYAKRQTGHIYRSWLHPFGRPTVLRELDALTGLHKLNVRVPQIVFCGAQRDPVHQWRALLVTQSLDGFVEIEDWYASGGRERHGEAFHEQVLQDLAQNLARMHKGRWQHSCLYIKHIFVRVTGEGPTAKAEIALLDLEKCRQRLLSTQAAAHDMKQLRRHSSWNAADWDKLVYFYKTAFGSAIKGL
- a CDS encoding class I SAM-dependent methyltransferase, producing the protein MDDPIKLEFSEKYDDEHAQRYLRKHKDGLGRQLSHKRDLQLARTALKRVGEPGLVLDLPCGAGRFWPMLAEKSNRVIIGADNSASMVKIATQAQPANVVERVRPLQTSAFDIALPDNSVDSIFCMRLLHHIGEAEHRLAILREFQRVTRDSVILSLWVDGNFKAWKRKRAEKERAQEGYQNRFVLPASTVEAEFEQAGFRVQEHLDFIPLYAMWRVYILRKR
- a CDS encoding sensor histidine kinase — encoded protein: MEFRQSLAQRIIIAFALMSALVAGAFAMGIVATVHLVEEKLISAGLGGDLQRLLLMDNMSEWSHRPEPDQLFYFSGGPGDFELPKDLRHLDAGFHEVFREQLSYHAMVEIVDGRHYVLLQDQSDFEERERVLFAVVLVGFVLSLALAVFLGWVLARKVMAPVVRLARQVRHRDQLLGLAPPLAPDYAADEVGELAVAFDATLGRLRKALNRERLFTSDVSHELRTPLMVLASSCELLLENPGIDQRGRAQVERIARACEEMRELVQTFLMLARAQHEAAGMSPQVTLQQVAEDLLGLWREPIEAKGLQLIHEPGQPLPMRYNATLLHAVMGNLLRNAVHYTDSGFIRLTLLPNGFLVEDSGVGIPEEKREAMFEPFVRGTENRGEGLGLGLSLVQRICENQGWSVSLTTREPSGCRFQVELCRMSD